From the Lathyrus oleraceus cultivar Zhongwan6 chromosome 4, CAAS_Psat_ZW6_1.0, whole genome shotgun sequence genome, one window contains:
- the LOC127075793 gene encoding NADH dehydrogenase [ubiquinone] 1 alpha subcomplex subunit 8-B: MASAASAVDAAGNPIPTSAVLMASSKHIGLRCHSENLEFLKCKKKDQNPEKCLDKGRDVTRCVLGLLKDLHQKCTKEMDDYVGCMYYHTNEFDLCRKEQEAFEKKCSLE; encoded by the exons ATGGCCAGTGCGGCGAGTGCTGTGGATGCTGCTGGAAACCCGATCCCAACCTCGGCGGTGTTGATGGCATCGTCGAAGCACATTGGGCTAAGGTGTCATTCGGAGAATTTGGAGTTTCTGAAATGCAAGAAGAAGGATCAGAATCCTGAGAAGTGTCTCGATAAAGGTCGTGATGTTACTCGATGTGTCCTTGGACT TCTGAAGGATCTACACCAAAAGTGCACGAAGGAGATGGACGATTATGTTGGTTGCATGTACTACCATACGAATGAGTTTGACTTATGCCGCAAAGAGCAGGAAGCATTTGAGAAGAAATGTTCTTTGGAATGA
- the LOC127075794 gene encoding serine/threonine-protein kinase Aurora-3 yields MCENSKREWSIKDFEIGKPLGKGKFGRVYVAREIKSKYVIALKVIFKEQLEKYNILHQLRREMEIQISLKHPNILRLYGWFYDDERVFLILEYAHNGELYKELRKRGHFSEKQAAKYILSLTKALAYCHEKHVIHRDIKPENLLLDHEGRLKIADFGWSVQSKSKRQTMCGTLDYLAPEMVENRGHDYAIDNWTIGILCYEFLYGVTPFEAESQNDTFQRIRNVDLNFPPTPLVSRNAKHLICRLLEKESSKRLSLQKIMEHPWIKENATDMTVGE; encoded by the exons ATGTGTGAAAATTCGAAACGGGAATGGTCCATCAAGGACTTTGAGATCGGAAAACCACTCGGCAAAGGAAAATTCGGTAGAGTTTACGTCGCCAGAGAAATCAAG AGTAAATATGTGATTGCGTTGAAGGTTATCTTTAAGGAACAACTAGAAAAGTATAATATTCTCCATCAACTAAGGAGGGAAATGGAGATACAGATAAGTCTTAAACATCCAAACATCTTGCGTCTGTATGGTTGGTTTTATGATGACGAGCGTGTTTTCTTGATTCTTGAGTACGCTCATAATGGTGAGCTATACAAGGAGCTTCGCAAAAGAGGTCATTTCTCAGAGAAGCAAGCTGCAAAG TACATTTTAAGCCTCACGAAGGCATTGGCATATTGTCACGAGAAGCATGTTATTCACAGAGATATCAAGCCTGAAAATTTGTTGCTTGACCATGAG GGTCGTCTTAAGATTGCAGACTTTGGTTGGTCTGTACAATCTAAAAGCAAAAGACAAACCATGTGCGGAACATTGGATTATCTAGCTCCTGAGATGGTAGAAAACAGAGGTCATGATTATGCCATTGATAATTGGACTATAGGCATCCTTTGCTATGAGTTCCTCTATGGTGTTACTCCATTTGAGGCTGAGAGTCAAAATGATACCTTCCAAAG GATAAGAAATGTTGATCTCAACTTCCCTCCTACCCCTCTTGTTTCTAGAAATGCCAAACATCTGATATGTCGG CTCCTAGAAAAAGAATCTTCAAAAAGGCTCTCACTTCAGAAGATAATGGAGCATCCTTGGATAAAAGAAAACGCGACTGATATGACTGTCGGCGAGTAG